A window from Pyrococcus yayanosii CH1 encodes these proteins:
- a CDS encoding thiamine-phosphate synthase family protein — MKTPSVFWAEVIMPFLRAKIAEILYSKGMPQSKIGEHLGITQAMVSKYLSGSYKKLEGSLGEKVERIANSVAEMIFEGAKKEDLVKFVEAKFFEMLADPDFCMAYERYSGISGIVCQEIIPKGRERREILELLSIALRSLLEDEKFPSLIPEIRSNFAYALPNPRGPEDVAAIPGRITVVRGRAFAMPPEFGVSRHTARLLVKVSNVRPEVRSVLNIRAGGDVEEALKRADLRVAFLKKERRSEEETEDAIAALFRERELDAVVDRGGFGIEPCVYIFGSDPFDVLKKLRRIEENL, encoded by the coding sequence GTGAAAACGCCTTCCGTCTTCTGGGCAGAGGTCATCATGCCATTTTTAAGGGCAAAGATAGCGGAAATACTTTATTCAAAGGGGATGCCACAATCGAAGATAGGGGAACATCTCGGGATAACCCAGGCGATGGTCAGCAAATACCTCTCAGGAAGCTACAAAAAGCTGGAGGGGAGCCTAGGGGAGAAGGTTGAGAGGATCGCAAATTCTGTCGCCGAAATGATTTTTGAGGGGGCCAAAAAGGAAGATCTTGTGAAGTTCGTCGAAGCGAAGTTCTTCGAGATGCTTGCAGATCCTGACTTCTGTATGGCCTACGAGAGGTATTCCGGGATATCGGGGATAGTCTGCCAGGAGATAATACCAAAGGGTAGGGAAAGGAGAGAGATCCTTGAACTTCTTTCAATTGCCCTCCGCTCCCTTCTTGAGGATGAAAAGTTCCCAAGCTTAATCCCTGAGATAAGGAGCAACTTCGCCTACGCCCTGCCGAACCCCCGAGGACCCGAGGATGTGGCCGCAATTCCTGGAAGGATAACGGTCGTGAGGGGAAGGGCCTTCGCGATGCCTCCCGAGTTCGGGGTCAGCAGGCATACCGCTAGGCTCCTCGTAAAGGTCTCGAACGTGAGGCCTGAGGTCCGCTCGGTGCTGAACATAAGGGCAGGGGGTGATGTTGAAGAGGCCCTAAAGAGGGCCGACCTAAGGGTGGCATTCCTCAAGAAGGAGAGGAGGAGTGAGGAGGAAACTGAGGACGCTATAGCGGCCCTCTTCCGAGAGAGGGAATTGGACGCCGTCGTTGACAGGGGAGGGTTTGGGATAGAGCCCTGCGTTTACATATTTGGCTCGGACCCGTTTGATGTCTTGAAGAAGCTCAGGAGGATTGAGGAGAACCTTTAG